In Jejubacter calystegiae, the following are encoded in one genomic region:
- a CDS encoding TIGR01777 family oxidoreductase, with the protein MKIVITGGTGLIGRHLAPRLLSLGHEITVVTRNPERARSLLDPRISLWKGLYDQASLDGFDAVINLAGEPIADRRWNTAQKERLCQSRWQITEQLVALFKASARPPAILISGSATGYYGDLGEVVVTEEEPPHNEFTHKLCARWEQIACQAQGDQTRVCLLRTGVVLAPKGGILGKLLPLFRIGFGGPSGSGRQYLPWIHIDDMVNAIIWLLDNDLRGPFNMVAPYPVRNEQFAHALGHALKRPALVRAPAFAIRALMGESSVLVLGGQRALPKRLEASGFGFRWYDLEEALQDVLDQTSSR; encoded by the coding sequence ATGAAAATTGTCATCACCGGCGGCACCGGACTGATCGGCCGTCATCTCGCGCCACGCCTGCTGAGCCTGGGCCATGAAATCACAGTGGTCACGCGCAACCCGGAGCGGGCGCGGAGTCTGCTCGATCCGCGCATCAGCCTGTGGAAAGGATTGTATGACCAGGCCTCGCTGGACGGTTTTGATGCTGTGATTAATCTGGCGGGAGAGCCTATTGCCGACCGGCGCTGGAACACGGCCCAGAAAGAGCGTCTGTGCCAGAGCCGCTGGCAGATAACCGAACAGCTGGTTGCGCTGTTTAAAGCCAGCGCCAGACCGCCCGCCATTCTGATTTCCGGCTCGGCAACCGGCTATTATGGCGATCTTGGGGAAGTGGTGGTGACCGAAGAGGAGCCGCCGCATAACGAGTTTACCCATAAACTCTGTGCCCGCTGGGAACAGATCGCCTGCCAGGCTCAGGGTGACCAGACCCGGGTCTGTCTGTTACGTACCGGCGTGGTGCTGGCCCCGAAGGGCGGTATTCTCGGTAAGCTGCTGCCGCTGTTTCGCATCGGGTTCGGCGGCCCCAGCGGCAGCGGGCGTCAGTATCTGCCGTGGATCCATATTGATGATATGGTCAACGCCATTATCTGGCTGCTGGATAACGATTTACGTGGTCCCTTTAATATGGTCGCCCCCTACCCGGTCCGCAACGAGCAGTTTGCCCATGCTCTGGGCCATGCCCTGAAGCGGCCTGCTTTGGTTCGCGCCCCCGCGTTCGCCATCCGGGCGTTGATGGGAGAATCTTCAGTGCTGGTACTGGGCGGGCAGCGGGCATTACCCAAACGGCTGGAGGCATCGGGCTTTGGTTTTCGCTGGTACGATCTGGAGGAGGCGTTACAGGACGTGCTGGATCAGACCTCCTCCAGATAG
- a CDS encoding MFS transporter, translating to MQSQSKEYWFGLPTKLLWGFIAIAIFMSGDGFEMAFLSRHITDMGFSPAQSAMVFTVYGLAAALAAWASGVVAEIITPQRAMLIGFVLWIVMHALFMALGLGMRNYPLMLLFYGIRGLAYPLFIYSFMLLLVQVLPRERLAAATGWFWAMYSVGIGVVGSYLPSLIIPGMGETGTLWFAIAWVACGGILAFFSLRNVEVDRSRMNLPLRDKMTELSRAVTILFVNRDVFYACLIRIINTLSLFGFAVIMPLLFVDRLGFSISEWLQIWAVFFFVTIFTNIFWGITGEVIGWIRQVRWFGCLGMAVSSLAFYYVPLWFGHNYWMAMVPAVMLGIFVAAFVPMTAVFPTLEPNHKGAAVSIYNLSAGLSNFVAPAIASALLPFFDIVGVVWAYTGLYLFAGVLTFIIRVPQPKRVRQRTPTAEPTRQE from the coding sequence ATGCAATCTCAATCTAAAGAATACTGGTTTGGCTTACCGACAAAACTGCTGTGGGGATTCATCGCTATCGCGATCTTCATGTCCGGCGACGGATTCGAAATGGCTTTTTTATCGCGACACATTACCGATATGGGTTTTAGCCCTGCCCAGTCGGCAATGGTATTTACGGTATATGGTCTGGCGGCGGCGCTGGCCGCCTGGGCTTCCGGCGTGGTGGCGGAAATCATTACCCCGCAACGGGCAATGCTGATCGGTTTTGTGCTGTGGATCGTCATGCATGCGCTGTTTATGGCGCTGGGACTGGGGATGCGCAACTACCCGCTGATGCTGCTGTTCTATGGGATTCGCGGCCTGGCCTATCCGCTGTTTATCTATTCATTTATGTTGCTACTGGTTCAGGTGCTGCCGCGGGAACGGCTGGCGGCGGCCACTGGCTGGTTCTGGGCGATGTATTCGGTCGGTATCGGCGTCGTGGGCAGCTATCTGCCCAGTCTGATCATTCCCGGAATGGGGGAAACCGGAACCCTGTGGTTTGCCATCGCCTGGGTGGCCTGCGGCGGGATCCTCGCCTTTTTCAGTCTGCGTAACGTGGAGGTGGATCGCTCGCGAATGAATCTGCCGCTGCGCGATAAGATGACCGAACTCTCCCGGGCGGTCACCATTCTGTTTGTGAACCGCGATGTGTTCTATGCCTGCCTGATCCGCATTATCAATACCCTGTCACTGTTCGGATTTGCGGTGATTATGCCGCTACTGTTCGTCGATCGGCTGGGTTTTTCCATTTCGGAGTGGTTGCAGATTTGGGCGGTCTTTTTCTTTGTAACCATCTTTACCAATATCTTCTGGGGGATCACCGGAGAGGTTATTGGTTGGATTCGTCAGGTGCGCTGGTTTGGCTGTCTGGGCATGGCTGTCTCCAGCCTGGCGTTCTACTACGTGCCGCTCTGGTTTGGTCATAATTACTGGATGGCGATGGTACCGGCGGTGATGCTGGGCATCTTTGTAGCGGCATTTGTGCCGATGACGGCAGTGTTCCCGACTCTTGAGCCGAATCACAAGGGGGCAGCAGTTTCTATCTATAACCTTTCTGCCGGGCTGAGTAACTTTGTGGCGCCGGCCATTGCTTCGGCGCTACTGCCATTCTTTGATATCGTGGGCGTGGTGTGGGCCTACACCGGACTCTATCTGTTTGCCGGGGTTCTGACCTTTATTATTCGGGTGCCGCAACCAAAGCGAGTCCGGCAACGCACGCCGACCGCTGAGCCGACGCGCCAGGAGTAA
- the dalD gene encoding D-arabinitol 4-dehydrogenase, with the protein MTTKSVWMHIGAGSFHRAHQAWYLHKLREQGDDAWSIALGNVRSDAAALLERLAAQQGKYVLETVTPDGEREWETITSIRRILPWDSELSALVAQGAAPETRIIAFTVTEAGYYLTPDHELDLTQVDIQADLRGDACTLYGALTRILHQRMAQGGAPVTLLSCDNLRHNGGRFRHGFLAFLTEKGEQPLAQWVRDNTTSPDTMVDRITPRPTPDVAQRVKEATGFDDGAAVMGESFIQWVIEDDFIAGRPALEKVGVEMVDSVLPWEEAKIRILNATHSCIAWAGTLVGYDYIDESTRQPQIQQMAREYITRDVIPSLTPSPLDLADYRDVVLARFANPWIRDTNQRVAADGLSKIPGMVTPTLIERLRAGHTPEATAVLPALFFLFLERWAQDALPWTYQDGVIQPEALRQRLTGSDPLGSYLRDPTLFGELAQDRTFHKLVAHTVARLETWIEQHQPVSG; encoded by the coding sequence ATGACGACGAAATCGGTGTGGATGCATATCGGCGCAGGCTCTTTCCATCGCGCGCATCAGGCCTGGTACCTGCACAAACTGAGGGAGCAGGGGGATGATGCGTGGAGTATCGCCCTGGGCAATGTGCGCTCCGATGCGGCGGCGTTACTGGAACGGCTGGCAGCCCAGCAGGGGAAATACGTGCTGGAGACGGTGACGCCCGACGGCGAGCGGGAATGGGAGACCATTACCTCCATCCGCCGCATTCTGCCCTGGGATAGCGAACTGAGCGCGCTGGTGGCTCAGGGAGCGGCGCCGGAGACCCGCATTATTGCCTTCACGGTGACCGAAGCCGGTTACTACTTAACGCCCGATCATGAGCTAGATCTTACCCAGGTAGATATTCAGGCCGATCTGCGCGGCGATGCCTGCACGCTGTATGGCGCGCTGACCCGGATCCTCCACCAACGTATGGCGCAGGGGGGCGCACCGGTGACGCTGTTGAGCTGCGATAACCTGCGCCATAACGGCGGGCGCTTTCGTCACGGTTTTCTCGCCTTCCTGACGGAAAAGGGCGAGCAACCGCTGGCGCAGTGGGTACGTGATAACACGACCTCGCCGGATACCATGGTCGATCGCATCACGCCGCGTCCTACGCCGGACGTGGCGCAGCGGGTAAAAGAGGCCACCGGCTTTGACGACGGGGCGGCAGTGATGGGTGAATCCTTTATCCAGTGGGTTATCGAAGATGACTTTATCGCCGGAAGGCCCGCGCTGGAGAAGGTTGGGGTGGAGATGGTGGATTCGGTACTGCCCTGGGAGGAGGCGAAAATTCGCATTCTGAACGCCACTCACAGCTGTATCGCCTGGGCAGGGACGCTCGTTGGCTACGACTATATCGATGAGAGTACCCGTCAGCCGCAGATACAGCAGATGGCGCGGGAATATATTACCCGCGATGTGATCCCATCGTTAACGCCCAGTCCGCTCGATTTAGCCGATTACCGCGACGTGGTGCTGGCGCGCTTCGCCAATCCGTGGATCCGCGATACCAATCAGCGGGTAGCGGCAGATGGTTTGTCGAAAATTCCTGGCATGGTGACACCAACCCTGATTGAACGCCTGCGGGCCGGGCATACCCCTGAGGCAACCGCGGTGCTACCGGCGCTGTTTTTCCTGTTTCTTGAACGCTGGGCCCAGGATGCGCTGCCCTGGACTTATCAGGATGGCGTGATACAGCCGGAAGCGCTGCGCCAGCGCCTGACCGGCAGCGATCCGCTGGGCAGTTACCTGCGGGATCCCACCCTGTTTGGCGAGCTGGCCCAGGACCGGACATTCCACAAGTTGGTGGCGCACACCGTCGCGCGACTGGAAACCTGGATCGAACAGCACCAGCCAGTTTCTGGCTGA
- a CDS encoding sugar-binding transcriptional regulator encodes MNKEEKKQELAARAAWMYYVAGLTQQEVAQALGVSRQVAQRLVSSAREMGIVSVSIRHPVSYCLDLASALQEKYGLTLCRVAPSGALSDEPALQILAVEGAEVMAQFIADESPQTFGIGSGKTLGAIVDALPWLERPQHQCVSMIGAIAQDDSGTRYDMPLKMAEKMQGKYFFIPAPLYADSPEDKTMWCRHQVWQRVADRARAASITFLGIGEVGPGCPLNTEGFITDEQVRQLNNRGVVGEMLGHFFNHDGERIYGETDQLLTSVPLESQTSRPIIGFAGGQQKYQAIRAALRGAWISGLVTDEATARWLLATE; translated from the coding sequence ATGAATAAAGAAGAGAAAAAACAGGAACTCGCGGCACGCGCCGCCTGGATGTACTACGTTGCCGGTCTTACCCAGCAGGAGGTGGCCCAGGCGCTGGGGGTCTCACGCCAGGTGGCTCAGCGACTGGTCTCCTCGGCGCGCGAAATGGGGATTGTCAGCGTCAGTATTCGTCACCCGGTGAGTTACTGCCTGGATCTGGCCAGTGCGCTTCAGGAAAAATATGGCCTGACGCTGTGCCGGGTGGCTCCGTCAGGAGCGCTGAGCGACGAACCGGCACTGCAGATTCTGGCAGTGGAAGGTGCAGAAGTGATGGCGCAGTTTATTGCCGATGAATCGCCCCAGACTTTTGGAATAGGCTCGGGAAAAACCCTGGGCGCCATTGTCGACGCCCTCCCCTGGCTGGAACGCCCCCAGCACCAGTGCGTCTCGATGATAGGCGCCATCGCCCAGGATGACTCCGGCACCCGCTACGATATGCCGCTCAAAATGGCGGAGAAAATGCAGGGCAAGTATTTCTTCATTCCGGCACCGCTCTATGCCGACAGCCCGGAAGATAAAACAATGTGGTGCCGCCACCAGGTCTGGCAGCGCGTGGCGGACCGCGCCCGAGCTGCCAGCATCACCTTCCTGGGTATTGGCGAAGTGGGGCCTGGCTGCCCCCTGAATACCGAAGGCTTTATTACCGATGAGCAGGTGCGCCAGCTAAATAACCGTGGCGTGGTGGGGGAAATGCTGGGGCACTTCTTTAACCACGATGGCGAACGCATCTATGGCGAAACCGACCAGTTACTGACCAGCGTTCCCCTGGAAAGCCAGACTTCACGGCCGATTATCGGCTTCGCCGGCGGGCAGCAGAAATATCAGGCGATTCGCGCCGCGCTGCGCGGCGCCTGGATCTCCGGGCTGGTGACTGACGAAGCGACGGCCCGCTGGCTGCTGGCGACGGAATAA
- a CDS encoding Rpn family recombination-promoting nuclease/putative transposase yields the protein MGSAAATTPHDAVFRQLLSHPDTARDFIALHLPGWLRDICAPSTLSLVSGNFVEQSLRPFYSDVLWRMKTADAKGYIYLLIEHQSTPDKLMAFRLIRYAIATMQRHLDEGHRTLPLVIPALFYQGKLRCWPWSLRWFDAFSDPARARRLYNSTLPLVDIQALSDAEILRHRGLAALTLLQKHIRRRDLTALMDKLSPLLHSKETPPQHVEALINYLLLAGKARVPARLLRQLAERLPKDKEKSMQTIAQYLERKGHRKGKRQGARQARRHIAQKLLSTGMSCAEIAQITGLAPEELAKLGEAPRH from the coding sequence ATGGGATCAGCCGCTGCAACAACCCCGCACGACGCCGTATTTCGCCAGTTATTGTCTCATCCTGACACGGCCCGTGATTTTATTGCGTTACACCTGCCAGGCTGGCTGCGCGATATTTGCGCCCCATCAACGCTCAGTTTGGTGTCCGGCAACTTTGTCGAACAGAGCCTGCGCCCGTTTTACAGCGATGTGCTCTGGCGCATGAAAACGGCGGACGCCAAAGGATATATTTATTTGCTGATCGAACACCAGAGTACGCCGGACAAGCTCATGGCGTTCCGGTTAATCCGTTATGCCATCGCCACCATGCAGCGCCATCTGGACGAAGGACACCGCACATTACCACTGGTGATTCCGGCGCTCTTCTACCAGGGGAAACTTCGCTGCTGGCCATGGTCACTGCGCTGGTTCGATGCCTTCAGCGATCCGGCCCGGGCACGCAGGCTGTACAACAGCACGCTGCCCCTGGTGGATATTCAGGCGCTTTCCGATGCGGAGATCCTCAGACACCGGGGTCTGGCGGCACTCACGCTGCTGCAAAAACATATTCGTCGCCGGGATCTGACGGCGTTAATGGACAAGCTGTCGCCGCTGCTACACAGCAAAGAGACGCCGCCTCAGCACGTTGAAGCATTGATCAACTATCTGCTACTGGCAGGGAAAGCCCGTGTGCCAGCCCGGTTACTGCGGCAACTGGCCGAACGACTACCGAAAGACAAGGAGAAAAGTATGCAAACCATCGCCCAATATCTGGAACGGAAAGGACATCGCAAAGGGAAGCGTCAGGGGGCAAGGCAGGCCCGTCGGCATATCGCCCAAAAACTGCTCAGCACCGGAATGTCGTGCGCAGAGATTGCGCAAATTACCGGCCTGGCGCCGGAAGAGCTGGCAAAACTGGGCGAAGCGCCCCGGCACTGA
- the hisP gene encoding histidine ABC transporter ATP-binding protein HisP has protein sequence MSDYQLKVTDLHKRYGEHEVLKGVSLQARAGDVISIIGSSGSGKSTFLRCINFLEKPSEGSIVVDNQEINLVRDRDGQLKVADKNQLRLLRTRLTMVFQHFNLWSHMTVLENVMEAPVQVLGLSMAEARERAQKYLAKVGIDERQQVKYPAHLSGGQQQRVSIARALAMEPEVLLFDEPTSALDPELVGEVLRIMQQLAEEGKTMVVVTHEMGFARHVSSHVIFLHQGKIEEEGAPQAVFDNPQSPRLRQFLSGSLK, from the coding sequence ATGTCTGACTATCAATTAAAGGTAACCGATCTGCACAAGCGCTACGGCGAACACGAAGTACTGAAAGGCGTGTCGCTACAGGCTCGGGCGGGTGATGTGATTTCGATTATCGGCTCCTCCGGCTCTGGCAAGAGCACTTTCCTGCGCTGCATTAACTTTCTGGAAAAACCGAGCGAAGGCAGTATTGTGGTCGATAACCAGGAGATTAATCTGGTGCGTGACCGGGACGGTCAGTTGAAAGTGGCGGATAAAAATCAGCTACGCCTGCTGCGCACCCGGCTGACCATGGTGTTTCAGCACTTTAATCTGTGGAGCCATATGACGGTGCTGGAAAATGTCATGGAAGCGCCGGTTCAGGTTCTGGGGTTGAGTATGGCTGAAGCCCGGGAGCGGGCGCAGAAATATCTGGCTAAGGTGGGCATCGATGAGCGCCAGCAGGTTAAGTATCCGGCGCATCTGTCAGGCGGTCAGCAGCAGCGCGTCTCCATTGCCCGGGCGCTGGCGATGGAGCCGGAAGTATTGCTGTTCGATGAGCCGACTTCGGCGCTGGATCCAGAACTGGTCGGCGAGGTGCTACGCATTATGCAGCAGCTGGCGGAAGAGGGGAAAACCATGGTGGTGGTGACCCACGAAATGGGCTTTGCCCGCCACGTTTCCAGCCACGTGATTTTCCTGCATCAGGGCAAAATTGAAGAAGAGGGAGCGCCGCAGGCGGTGTTCGATAATCCTCAGAGTCCACGGCTACGGCAGTTCCTCTCCGGCTCGCTGAAATAA
- a CDS encoding ABC transporter permease codes for MIDIVQEYWKSLLWTDGYRFTGVAITLWLLILSVVLGGMLALLLAVCRVSSNKFLSLPVWLFTYIFRGTPLYVQLLVFYSGMYTLEVVKGSEMLSAFFRSGLNCALLAFTLNTCAYTTEIFAGAIRSVPHGEIEAARAYGFSRFKMYRCIILPSALRIALPAYSNEVILMLHSTALAFTATVPDLLKIARDINSATYQPFTAFGIAAVLYLIISYVLISLFRRAEKRWLRHTKPASAH; via the coding sequence GTGATTGATATTGTGCAGGAGTACTGGAAGTCGCTGCTCTGGACCGACGGCTACCGCTTTACCGGCGTGGCGATCACTCTGTGGCTGCTGATTCTCTCGGTGGTACTGGGGGGCATGCTGGCGCTGTTGCTGGCGGTGTGCCGGGTATCATCGAATAAGTTTCTGTCGCTGCCGGTCTGGCTGTTTACTTATATTTTTCGCGGTACGCCGCTTTACGTGCAACTGCTGGTGTTCTATTCCGGAATGTACACCCTGGAGGTGGTCAAGGGCAGCGAGATGCTGAGCGCCTTTTTCCGCAGCGGCCTGAACTGTGCGCTGCTGGCCTTTACCCTGAACACCTGCGCCTATACGACCGAAATCTTTGCCGGTGCCATTCGTTCGGTGCCCCATGGCGAGATCGAGGCGGCGCGAGCCTATGGTTTTTCGCGCTTTAAGATGTATCGCTGTATTATTCTGCCGTCGGCGCTGCGTATCGCGCTGCCTGCTTACAGCAATGAAGTGATCCTGATGTTGCACTCCACGGCGCTGGCTTTTACTGCCACGGTACCGGATCTGCTGAAAATCGCCCGCGACATCAATTCGGCGACCTATCAGCCCTTTACCGCTTTCGGGATCGCAGCCGTGCTGTATCTGATTATCTCTTATGTGCTGATTAGCCTGTTCCGCCGGGCGGAAAAACGCTGGCTGCGGCACACTAAACCTGCCTCTGCGCACTGA
- a CDS encoding histidine ABC transporter permease HisQ: MLYGYSQVILNGALVTLELALSSLVLAVLIGLAGASAKLSRNRPLAWLFGGYTTLIRGVPDLVLMLLIFYGLQMALNGVTEALGFTQIDIDPLAAGIVTLGFIYGAYFTETFRGAYMAVPRGHIEAATAFGMSSAQTFRRILFPAMMRYALPGIGNNWQVILKATALVSLLGLEDVVKATHLAGKGTWQPFWFAIVCGIIYLVFTTVSNGVLWLLERRYSAGVRRAEL; the protein is encoded by the coding sequence ATGCTGTACGGTTATTCACAAGTCATTCTTAACGGCGCGCTGGTGACCCTGGAGCTGGCGCTCAGCTCCCTGGTGCTGGCGGTGCTGATTGGCCTGGCAGGCGCTTCGGCGAAGCTGTCGCGTAATCGTCCTCTGGCCTGGCTGTTCGGCGGCTATACGACCCTGATCCGCGGCGTGCCGGATCTGGTGTTGATGTTGTTGATCTTCTACGGTCTACAGATGGCGCTGAACGGCGTAACCGAAGCGCTGGGCTTTACCCAGATCGATATCGATCCGCTGGCGGCAGGGATCGTAACGCTGGGATTTATCTATGGCGCCTACTTTACCGAAACCTTTCGCGGCGCTTATATGGCAGTCCCCAGGGGACATATCGAGGCCGCCACCGCGTTCGGTATGAGTAGTGCGCAAACCTTCCGACGTATTCTGTTCCCTGCCATGATGCGCTATGCGCTGCCTGGAATTGGCAATAACTGGCAGGTGATTCTGAAGGCCACGGCGCTGGTGTCGCTGCTGGGGCTGGAGGATGTGGTAAAAGCCACCCATCTGGCGGGTAAGGGAACCTGGCAGCCGTTCTGGTTTGCCATTGTCTGCGGCATTATCTATCTGGTGTTCACGACGGTCTCCAACGGCGTGCTCTGGCTGCTTGAGCGTCGTTACTCGGCAGGCGTCAGGAGGGCTGAACTGTGA
- the hisJ gene encoding histidine ABC transporter substrate-binding protein HisJ, with product MKKLALSLSLVLAFSSVSGALAAVPQKLRIGTDPTYAPFESKSPSGELVGFDIDLAKELCNRIKTQCTFVESPLDALIPMLKAKKIDTIMSSLSITEKRQQEIDFTDKLYAADSRLVVAKGSTIQPTLESLKGKRVGVLQGTTQETYGNVHWAAKGIEIVSYQGQDNIYADLTAGRIDAAFQDEVAASEGFLKQPVGKDYQFGGPAIKDEKLFGVGTGMGLRKGDDELREALNHAFAEMRADGTYQKLAKKYFDFNVYGD from the coding sequence ATGAAAAAGTTGGCTTTGTCTCTCTCTCTGGTGCTGGCATTTTCCAGCGTTTCCGGCGCCCTGGCTGCCGTTCCCCAAAAACTACGCATCGGTACCGATCCCACTTATGCCCCCTTCGAATCGAAGAGCCCCAGCGGTGAGCTGGTCGGTTTTGACATCGATCTGGCGAAGGAGCTGTGTAACCGCATTAAGACGCAATGTACCTTCGTGGAAAGCCCGCTCGACGCGCTGATCCCGATGCTGAAAGCGAAGAAAATCGACACCATTATGTCGTCGCTATCGATCACCGAAAAGCGCCAGCAGGAGATCGATTTCACGGATAAACTCTACGCTGCCGACTCCCGTCTGGTGGTGGCAAAGGGCTCCACGATTCAGCCGACTCTGGAAAGCCTGAAAGGTAAGCGTGTGGGTGTGCTGCAGGGCACCACTCAGGAGACCTATGGCAACGTCCACTGGGCGGCTAAGGGGATCGAGATTGTCTCCTATCAGGGGCAGGACAACATCTATGCCGACCTGACGGCCGGGCGTATCGACGCCGCTTTTCAGGACGAAGTTGCCGCCAGCGAAGGTTTCCTGAAGCAGCCGGTGGGTAAGGATTATCAGTTTGGCGGTCCGGCGATCAAAGACGAGAAGCTGTTCGGTGTAGGTACCGGTATGGGGTTGCGTAAAGGGGACGACGAGCTGCGCGAAGCCCTGAACCATGCCTTTGCTGAGATGCGCGCCGATGGTACTTACCAGAAGCTGGCAAAGAAGTACTTTGATTTTAATGTGTATGGTGACTGA
- the argT gene encoding lysine/arginine/ornithine ABC transporter substrate-binding protein ArgT, whose amino-acid sequence MKKQALALTLLFGLTSSAFSALPQTIRIGTDATYAPFSSLNTQGQVVGFDIDLGNEMCKRMAVKCNWVPSDFDALIPSLKAKKIDAIISSLSITEKRQKEIAFSDKLYAADSRLIAAMGSPITPTLDSLKGKHVGVLQGSTQEGYANAHWRTAGVDVVAYQNQDLIYSDLAAGRLDAAFQDEVAASEGFLKQPAGKEFAFAGPAVKDKAFFGDGTGVGLRKEDSELKAAMDKALAEIRKDGTYDRMAKKYFDFNVYGD is encoded by the coding sequence ATGAAAAAGCAGGCTCTTGCGCTCACTCTGCTCTTTGGCCTTACCAGCAGCGCGTTCTCGGCACTTCCGCAGACTATTCGTATCGGGACCGATGCCACCTATGCGCCATTCTCATCACTCAATACCCAGGGGCAGGTGGTCGGTTTTGATATCGACCTGGGGAATGAAATGTGCAAACGGATGGCGGTAAAGTGCAACTGGGTACCCAGCGACTTCGATGCCCTGATCCCTTCACTCAAGGCGAAGAAGATAGACGCGATTATCTCGTCGCTGTCAATTACCGAAAAGCGTCAGAAGGAGATTGCCTTCTCCGATAAACTTTATGCCGCGGATTCCCGGCTTATTGCCGCTATGGGTTCGCCCATTACACCCACTCTGGATTCGTTGAAGGGTAAACATGTCGGGGTCCTGCAGGGCTCCACTCAGGAGGGATATGCTAACGCCCACTGGCGCACGGCGGGCGTGGATGTGGTGGCCTATCAGAATCAGGATCTGATCTATTCGGATCTGGCTGCCGGGCGTCTGGATGCCGCCTTCCAGGATGAGGTTGCGGCCAGCGAAGGCTTCCTGAAACAGCCTGCCGGAAAAGAGTTTGCTTTCGCGGGACCCGCGGTAAAGGACAAAGCCTTCTTTGGTGACGGAACCGGGGTGGGGCTGCGTAAGGAAGATAGCGAGCTGAAAGCGGCAATGGATAAGGCGCTGGCAGAGATACGTAAAGATGGCACTTACGACAGGATGGCGAAAAAATACTTCGATTTTAACGTTTACGGTGACTGA
- a CDS encoding UbiX family flavin prenyltransferase: MKRLIVGISGASGAIYGVRLLEVLQPQPDIETHLVMSQAARQTLALETDLQLRDVHALADVVHDPRDIGASISSGSFRTHGMVILPCSIKTLSGIVNSYTDGLLTRSADVVLKERRQLVLCVRETPLHLGHLHLMTRAAEMGALIMPPMPAFYHRPQSLEDLIDQTVNRVLDQFNIELPQDLFNRWQGTAKVR; the protein is encoded by the coding sequence ATGAAGCGACTGATTGTAGGTATATCCGGGGCCAGTGGCGCGATTTACGGCGTACGACTGCTGGAGGTGCTACAGCCGCAGCCGGATATCGAAACTCACCTGGTGATGAGCCAGGCTGCCCGCCAGACCCTGGCGCTGGAAACAGACCTTCAATTGCGCGATGTCCATGCGCTGGCTGATGTGGTTCACGACCCGCGCGATATTGGCGCCAGTATCTCTTCCGGTTCGTTCCGGACCCACGGTATGGTTATTCTTCCCTGCTCCATTAAAACGCTGTCTGGCATCGTAAACAGTTATACCGACGGTTTGTTGACCCGCAGCGCTGATGTGGTGCTCAAGGAGCGACGCCAGCTGGTGCTGTGCGTACGGGAAACGCCGCTGCATCTGGGGCACCTGCACCTGATGACCCGGGCCGCGGAAATGGGGGCGCTGATTATGCCGCCGATGCCGGCCTTTTATCATCGTCCGCAAAGCCTGGAGGATCTGATCGATCAGACTGTCAACCGGGTACTGGATCAGTTCAATATCGAACTGCCGCAGGATCTCTTTAACCGCTGGCAGGGCACCGCAAAGGTGCGCTGA